The following are encoded together in the Acidobacteriota bacterium genome:
- a CDS encoding efflux RND transporter permease subunit — translation MKLSEYSVLRPVTVLMATVSILVLGLISLQRLPLTLLPEFSSNGLSVNVDYPSSSPEEVERNISRPLEEVLSTLDNLDSIQSFSRADGSRIRLEFTPDTNMDLVAMDVRDRIDQVRGDLPEDVERIQLRRWQSSDIPVFRFDLAWDGDADEFYNVTQDIILRRLERIDGVANVALRGLATKQILVDVDPELMEALGVDIFNVQQALRSSNVNVSGGWVYEGGKKLSLRTVGEFSEIDQIRNLPLPGRRVILSDVAEVRYGFPDREEFSRLNKKDSVSVRINKASTANVVAVCADIRRELDALKELPQLRDKLSMHVISDQSEGILKSLSDLRDAGIFGGLLAAIVLFLFLRKFRSTIIISLAIPVSVVFTFAFMYLLRTFFGSTITLNIISLMGLMVAVGMLVDASVVVLENIFRYKQDKGYETIKAAIKGSTEVGTAVLASTATTVVVFVGFLFQGGSGMGRFTRDFGIAVSVALVASLVVALTLIPMLAGRFFTGREKEKSRVIQRLTEGYGSLMRFMLRWRFIALILMALIGWSSYVLLTSIDRQLMPSVSERRLRLDVFLERSFSLEEISAVFSRVEDLILENKEELEVESVSSDFDDRTPSQGYYEGDIEVYLREEGDLTPAQQLQERLRAKLPDIPGVEFRFGRSRHYGGGAEMGVEVELRGDDPLMLATYAEVVKRRLQTVPGVRDVASTLETGDDEVHLEVDRQRAEQLGISAERVARSVASALGTRAATRYKSDSGEVDVVLQYRSGDKLSLQELANTSFENSRGEMIPLYSVVNYSYEKGPVSIEREDRRSVLEVVANTEKGESSFMLMGQVQQAMQGISLPAGYSWGMGRGWRDFREEEQQSFFTILLAIVFMYIIMASLFEHFVQPLTIMLCVPFSLIGVAGLFYLTETTLNRNAYLGILVLFGIVVNNGIILINHINVLNRQGMPLREAIVQGGMDRLRPILMTAATSLFGLAPLTLPFIFPDSFPEVGERGRMWAPVSLAVLGGLTTSTFLTLIILPTIHSYMEDLTSATVRFLAWVGRLPESLRTSQPPA, via the coding sequence ATGAAGCTTTCCGAATACTCCGTCTTGCGGCCCGTCACCGTTCTGATGGCGACGGTATCCATTCTGGTGCTGGGGCTGATCTCGCTGCAGCGTCTGCCCCTGACTCTGCTGCCCGAGTTCTCCTCCAACGGGCTGAGCGTCAACGTCGACTACCCCTCCTCCTCTCCAGAAGAAGTGGAACGCAATATCTCGCGCCCCCTGGAAGAGGTGCTCAGCACGCTCGACAATCTCGACAGCATACAGTCCTTTTCCAGGGCGGACGGTTCGAGAATCCGCCTGGAATTCACGCCCGACACCAACATGGACCTGGTGGCCATGGACGTGCGTGACCGCATCGACCAGGTGCGCGGCGATCTGCCCGAAGATGTCGAGCGCATCCAGTTGCGCCGCTGGCAGTCGTCCGATATTCCCGTTTTCCGCTTCGATTTGGCCTGGGACGGCGACGCCGACGAATTCTACAACGTCACCCAGGACATCATCCTCCGCCGCCTGGAGCGCATCGACGGCGTGGCCAACGTCGCTCTGCGCGGCCTGGCCACCAAGCAGATCCTGGTGGATGTCGATCCCGAGCTGATGGAAGCGCTCGGGGTGGACATCTTCAACGTCCAGCAGGCGCTGCGTTCCTCCAACGTGAATGTCTCGGGCGGATGGGTCTACGAGGGGGGCAAGAAGCTCTCTCTGCGCACGGTGGGAGAATTCAGCGAGATCGATCAAATCCGCAACCTGCCCTTACCGGGGCGCCGCGTGATCCTTTCGGACGTGGCTGAAGTGCGCTACGGCTTTCCGGACCGGGAAGAGTTCTCCCGGCTCAATAAGAAAGATTCGGTATCGGTGCGCATCAACAAGGCCTCCACCGCCAACGTGGTGGCGGTGTGCGCCGACATCCGCAGGGAACTGGATGCGTTGAAAGAACTGCCCCAGCTCAGAGACAAGCTTTCCATGCACGTGATCAGCGACCAATCTGAAGGCATTCTCAAGAGCTTGAGCGATCTGCGCGACGCCGGCATCTTCGGCGGTCTGCTGGCGGCCATCGTGCTCTTCCTCTTCCTGCGCAAGTTCCGCAGCACCATCATCATCTCCCTGGCCATCCCCGTTTCGGTGGTCTTCACCTTCGCCTTCATGTACTTGCTGCGCACCTTTTTCGGCTCCACCATCACCCTCAACATCATCTCCTTGATGGGCTTGATGGTGGCCGTAGGCATGCTTGTCGATGCGTCGGTCGTGGTCCTGGAGAACATTTTCCGCTACAAGCAGGACAAGGGCTACGAGACCATCAAGGCGGCCATCAAGGGCAGCACCGAGGTGGGCACCGCGGTTTTGGCCTCCACCGCCACCACCGTGGTGGTCTTCGTGGGCTTCCTTTTCCAGGGCGGATCAGGCATGGGACGCTTCACGCGCGACTTCGGAATCGCCGTCAGCGTGGCCCTGGTGGCCTCTCTGGTGGTGGCCTTGACCCTGATTCCCATGCTGGCGGGACGCTTTTTCACCGGGCGGGAAAAAGAAAAGTCGCGTGTCATACAGCGGCTCACCGAGGGTTACGGCAGCCTGATGCGCTTCATGCTGCGCTGGCGTTTTATCGCCCTCATCCTGATGGCCCTGATCGGCTGGAGCTCCTACGTCCTCCTGACCTCTATCGACCGCCAGTTGATGCCCTCGGTATCCGAGCGCAGGCTGCGTCTCGATGTTTTCCTGGAGCGTTCCTTCAGTCTGGAGGAAATCAGCGCCGTGTTCTCCCGCGTGGAAGACCTGATACTGGAGAACAAGGAGGAGCTGGAGGTGGAATCGGTCTCCAGCGACTTCGACGACCGCACGCCCAGCCAGGGATACTACGAAGGCGACATCGAGGTCTACCTGCGCGAGGAGGGCGATCTCACCCCCGCTCAGCAGTTGCAGGAACGTCTCAGGGCCAAGCTGCCCGATATCCCGGGTGTCGAGTTCCGCTTCGGGCGTTCGCGCCACTACGGCGGGGGCGCCGAAATGGGTGTCGAAGTCGAGTTGCGGGGCGACGATCCGCTCATGCTGGCGACTTACGCAGAAGTCGTCAAACGGCGGCTGCAAACGGTTCCGGGCGTTCGCGACGTGGCCAGTACTCTGGAGACGGGCGACGACGAAGTCCACCTTGAAGTCGACCGTCAGCGGGCCGAGCAACTGGGCATTTCGGCTGAGCGCGTGGCCCGTTCCGTGGCCTCGGCTCTGGGCACGCGGGCGGCCACCCGCTACAAGAGCGACAGCGGGGAGGTCGACGTCGTACTCCAGTACCGGAGCGGAGACAAGCTGAGTCTGCAAGAACTGGCCAACACCAGCTTCGAGAATTCCCGGGGAGAAATGATCCCCCTTTACTCGGTGGTCAACTACAGCTACGAAAAGGGCCCCGTCTCGATCGAGCGCGAGGACCGGCGTTCGGTGCTGGAAGTGGTGGCCAACACCGAGAAGGGCGAGTCGTCCTTCATGCTGATGGGGCAGGTTCAGCAGGCCATGCAGGGCATCAGTCTGCCCGCCGGATACAGTTGGGGCATGGGCCGGGGCTGGCGCGACTTCCGCGAAGAAGAGCAGCAGAGCTTCTTTACCATCCTCTTGGCCATCGTCTTCATGTACATCATCATGGCCTCGCTTTTCGAGCATTTCGTGCAGCCCTTGACCATCATGCTCTGCGTTCCTTTCTCGCTCATCGGCGTGGCCGGACTCTTCTACCTCACCGAAACCACCCTCAACCGCAATGCCTATCTGGGAATCCTGGTGCTGTTCGGCATCGTGGTCAACAACGGCATTATCCTCATCAACCACATCAACGTCCTCAACCGGCAGGGTATGCCGTTGCGCGAGGCCATCGTGCAGGGCGGCATGGACCGCCTGCGTCCCATTCTCATGACGGCCGCCACTTCGCTCTTCGGGTTGGCTCCCCTCACCTTGCCCTTCATCTTCCCGGACTCTTTTCCCGAGGTGGGCGAGAGAGGCCGCATGTGGGCCCCCGTCAGCCTGGCCGTCCTGGGAGGTTTGACGACCTCGACCTTCTTGACCCTGATCATCCTGCCCACCATCCACTCCTACATGGAGGACCTGACCAGCGCCACCGTGCGCTTTCTGGCCTGGGTGGGACGTTTGCCCGAGAGCCTGCGCACCAGCCAGCCCCCGGCCTGA
- a CDS encoding efflux RND transporter periplasmic adaptor subunit, with amino-acid sequence MTVSACSGDETADTPAGDRSWMRRGGGGGASSRAELEEISVKAYRVERQSISRFLLSNTTLEPIREVVVVARLGALVTAILVEEGDRVREGQLLARLDDREIRNEHEQARIAVDQAEIRARQAEVQAEQSQSNLQRSERLRSQKLISQQDYDQASLSARTERLAYEVARQEYEAAQARLEAAELQLEYTTIESSISGVVTERMIDVGDRLSANQEVFRVEDFTPMWARVFIPERDLKRVGLGQRALIEIEAFPEESFTAAVKMINPRVDAQSGTVKVTLEVAASRGLLRPGMFGVVKIPTETRRDVLVVPKKAIVREREENRVFVIQENGTVSKRTVELGLTEEDRVEVLSGVSEGDAVVTVGQESLNDGYPVKILAWETPQGEQMVEVPAIAPNRAINPAAGDRGPGARSMGQDSGGDRFQALLDRFPEVKKEYEKRLKDDPGLATDPQKRRAFVREMMSKMRGRQ; translated from the coding sequence ATGACGGTGTCGGCCTGCTCGGGCGACGAGACCGCCGACACTCCGGCCGGGGACCGTTCCTGGATGCGCCGAGGCGGTGGAGGCGGCGCCTCTTCCAGAGCCGAATTGGAAGAAATCAGCGTCAAGGCCTATCGCGTCGAGCGCCAGTCCATCTCCAGGTTCCTGCTCTCCAACACGACCTTGGAGCCGATCCGCGAGGTGGTGGTGGTCGCCCGCTTGGGCGCTTTGGTTACCGCCATCCTGGTGGAGGAAGGCGACCGGGTGCGGGAAGGGCAGTTGCTGGCGCGGCTGGATGACCGTGAGATCCGCAACGAACACGAACAGGCCCGCATCGCCGTCGATCAGGCCGAGATCCGGGCCCGCCAAGCCGAGGTTCAGGCCGAGCAGTCGCAGTCCAACCTGCAGCGTTCCGAGCGCCTGCGCTCCCAAAAGTTAATCAGTCAGCAGGATTATGATCAGGCTTCTCTCTCGGCCCGCACCGAGCGACTGGCTTACGAAGTGGCCCGACAGGAGTACGAGGCTGCCCAAGCCCGCCTCGAGGCTGCCGAACTCCAGCTCGAATACACCACCATCGAGTCTTCGATATCAGGCGTTGTCACCGAACGGATGATCGACGTGGGCGACCGCCTATCGGCCAATCAGGAAGTTTTTCGTGTCGAGGACTTCACTCCCATGTGGGCGCGTGTCTTCATCCCCGAGAGAGATCTCAAGCGGGTCGGATTGGGGCAGCGTGCCCTGATCGAGATCGAAGCTTTTCCCGAGGAATCCTTCACTGCCGCCGTTAAGATGATCAATCCGCGCGTCGACGCCCAGTCGGGTACGGTCAAGGTGACCCTGGAAGTGGCCGCTTCGCGAGGGCTGCTGCGCCCAGGCATGTTCGGAGTGGTCAAGATCCCCACCGAAACGCGCCGAGACGTGTTGGTGGTGCCCAAGAAGGCGATCGTGCGCGAACGCGAGGAGAACCGTGTTTTCGTTATCCAGGAAAACGGAACGGTCTCCAAGCGGACGGTCGAGCTGGGACTCACCGAAGAAGATCGCGTGGAGGTCCTCTCAGGAGTCTCGGAAGGCGATGCCGTGGTGACCGTGGGGCAGGAGAGCCTCAACGACGGATACCCGGTCAAGATTCTGGCCTGGGAAACCCCTCAAGGCGAGCAGATGGTCGAAGTCCCGGCCATTGCTCCTAACCGCGCCATCAATCCCGCGGCAGGGGATCGCGGCCCGGGGGCCCGTTCCATGGGCCAGGACTCCGGCGGAGACCGTTTCCAGGCTCTTCTGGACCGCTTCCCCGAGGTCAAGAAGGAATACGAAAAGCGTCTCAAGGACGACCCCGGCTTGGCCACCGATCCCCAGAAGCGGCGCGCTTTCGTCCGCGAGATGATGTCCAAGATGCGTGGCCGTCAATGA
- a CDS encoding efflux RND transporter permease subunit, with amino-acid sequence MKLVQFSIHRPVTVTMFFVAITVFGVVSYDRLALNLLPEISYPTLTVRTELEGAAPAEIESLLSKPVENVVSVVDNVTRVSSVSKPEVSDVILEFSWNTDMDFASLEVREKLDQVNLPLEADAPILLRYDPSTDPIMRVSVTGSSNLAALRYFCEEFARPDIESIPGVAAARVSGGLEEEIFVELDEERITGLGLSIQDITSRLRQENINLTGGLLREGQSQYLVRTLNEFQTVEEIEQVVAALRNGATVRLGEIADVYSGYKERDIITRVDGEESVEMAIFKAAAANTVLVAEQVREQLRGLEASYAERPNPPQFQVVFDQSRFIKQSIDEVLDTAIYGGILAVVVLFIFLRSLKSTIIIALSIPTSIVATFFLMYAFNISLNIMSLSGLALGIGLLVDNSIVVLESIFRYHSKGYSVREAADLGASEVGTAVVASTMTTICVFAPIVFVEGVAGQLFRDQALTVTFSLVASLLAAVMLIPMLSSLGKGAQGRIRGAGDASGKGLLGRFYLGLLSLALRQRLLSVGIAVVLFAGSTSLVGFLGAELIPEISQGEFFVDAELPPGTPLEETSDRLAELEQRLRDHPEVALFYTIVGSGNQTGVSAVEEREHIGQLYLRLREGILHEEEEDVLNRLRDDLRSVPGVDLTFSRPALFTFKTPVEVIIQGYNLDALKFHAERLKARLEEIPGLRDLRSSTEGGNPELQVRFDRRRLASLGMTVSQGAEILRDKVLGATPTQFNERDRKIDIRVRVQEKDRRSVEDVRNLFIDTPAGGRRPLSDLAQVDLVEGPTEIRRLGPQRVATITGNIEDRDLQSIVEDIQAVLSSFPLPSDFTAFVAGQSEERAVAFRSMQFAILLAVFLVYLVMASQFESLLQPFVIMFSIPFALIGVAVTLFLTDQIINVVVLIGGVVLAGIVVNNSIVLIDYTNRLRKQGNDKFEAVRQACAVRIRPIMMTTSTTVLGLLPMALSAGEGSELRIPLAVTVIGGLIASTLLTLILVPVVYTLVVREKGATP; translated from the coding sequence ATGAAGCTGGTCCAGTTTTCGATTCACCGACCGGTCACGGTGACGATGTTCTTCGTGGCCATCACCGTCTTCGGCGTGGTTTCCTACGACCGCCTGGCGCTCAATCTCCTGCCCGAGATCTCCTATCCCACCCTGACCGTGCGCACCGAGTTGGAGGGTGCTGCGCCGGCCGAGATCGAGAGCCTGCTCAGCAAGCCGGTGGAGAACGTGGTCAGCGTGGTCGACAACGTCACCCGCGTCAGCTCGGTGTCCAAGCCCGAGGTTTCAGATGTGATTCTGGAGTTTTCTTGGAACACCGACATGGACTTCGCCAGCCTGGAAGTTCGCGAGAAGCTCGACCAGGTCAATCTGCCCCTGGAAGCGGACGCGCCCATTCTGCTGCGCTACGATCCCTCCACCGACCCCATCATGAGGGTCAGCGTAACCGGGTCGTCTAATCTGGCGGCGCTGCGCTACTTTTGCGAAGAGTTTGCCCGTCCCGACATCGAGAGCATTCCGGGCGTGGCCGCGGCACGGGTGTCGGGAGGCTTGGAAGAAGAGATTTTCGTCGAACTCGACGAAGAGCGCATCACCGGCCTGGGACTTTCCATTCAGGACATCACGTCCCGCCTGCGACAGGAGAACATCAACCTCACGGGCGGCCTGCTGCGTGAGGGGCAGAGCCAATACCTGGTCCGCACCCTCAACGAGTTTCAGACGGTTGAGGAAATCGAGCAGGTGGTGGCTGCTCTTCGCAATGGCGCCACTGTCCGCCTGGGCGAGATCGCCGACGTCTACTCGGGCTACAAAGAGCGCGACATCATCACCCGCGTCGATGGCGAAGAAAGCGTCGAGATGGCCATCTTCAAGGCCGCCGCCGCCAACACCGTGCTGGTGGCCGAGCAGGTGCGCGAGCAGTTGCGAGGACTGGAAGCGTCTTACGCCGAACGTCCCAATCCGCCCCAGTTCCAGGTGGTTTTCGACCAGTCGCGATTCATCAAGCAGTCCATCGACGAAGTGCTCGACACTGCCATTTACGGCGGCATTCTGGCGGTGGTGGTGCTTTTCATCTTCCTGCGCAGCCTCAAGAGCACCATTATCATCGCGCTCTCCATTCCCACCTCCATCGTGGCCACCTTCTTTCTCATGTACGCCTTCAACATTTCGCTCAACATCATGTCCTTGAGCGGACTGGCCTTGGGGATCGGGCTGCTGGTAGACAACTCGATCGTGGTATTGGAGTCGATCTTCCGCTATCACTCCAAGGGTTACAGCGTGCGCGAAGCCGCCGACCTGGGGGCCAGCGAGGTGGGCACGGCGGTGGTGGCCTCGACCATGACGACCATCTGCGTCTTCGCTCCCATCGTTTTCGTGGAGGGTGTTGCCGGGCAGCTCTTCCGCGACCAAGCCCTGACGGTGACTTTCTCGCTGGTGGCTTCCTTGCTGGCCGCCGTCATGCTCATACCCATGCTTTCCAGCCTGGGGAAAGGAGCTCAAGGCCGCATCCGGGGGGCCGGCGACGCCTCAGGCAAGGGGTTGTTGGGACGCTTCTACCTGGGCCTTCTCTCTCTGGCCCTGCGGCAGCGGCTGCTGTCGGTGGGTATTGCCGTGGTCCTTTTTGCCGGCTCGACTTCGCTGGTCGGATTCCTGGGCGCTGAACTGATCCCCGAGATCAGCCAGGGAGAGTTCTTCGTGGACGCGGAGCTGCCGCCGGGCACGCCTTTGGAAGAGACGTCCGACCGGCTGGCCGAGCTGGAGCAGCGCTTGCGGGACCATCCCGAAGTGGCGCTCTTTTACACCATCGTGGGATCGGGCAATCAGACCGGCGTTTCAGCGGTGGAAGAGCGCGAGCATATCGGCCAGCTCTACCTGCGCCTGCGGGAGGGCATTTTGCACGAGGAGGAGGAAGACGTCCTCAACCGTCTGCGCGACGACTTGCGCAGCGTTCCCGGCGTCGACCTGACTTTTTCGCGACCGGCTCTGTTCACCTTCAAGACCCCGGTGGAGGTCATCATTCAGGGCTACAATCTGGACGCTCTCAAGTTTCACGCCGAGCGCCTCAAAGCGCGCCTGGAGGAGATTCCCGGGTTGCGCGACCTGCGTTCCTCCACCGAGGGAGGCAATCCGGAGCTGCAGGTCCGATTCGACCGGCGCCGTCTGGCCAGTCTGGGAATGACGGTCAGCCAGGGGGCCGAGATCCTGCGCGACAAGGTTCTGGGGGCCACGCCCACCCAATTCAACGAACGCGACCGCAAGATCGACATCCGGGTACGGGTGCAGGAAAAAGACCGGCGGTCGGTCGAGGACGTCCGCAATCTCTTCATCGACACGCCGGCAGGGGGCCGCCGTCCCCTCAGCGACCTGGCTCAAGTCGACCTGGTGGAAGGTCCCACCGAAATCCGGCGCCTGGGCCCCCAGCGGGTGGCCACCATCACCGGCAACATCGAGGACCGCGACCTGCAGAGCATCGTCGAGGACATCCAGGCGGTTTTGTCCTCCTTCCCCCTGCCCTCCGACTTTACGGCTTTCGTGGCCGGCCAGAGCGAGGAGAGGGCGGTGGCATTCCGCAGCATGCAGTTCGCCATACTGCTGGCGGTCTTCCTGGTCTACCTGGTGATGGCTTCCCAGTTCGAGTCCCTCTTGCAGCCCTTCGTCATCATGTTCTCCATCCCCTTCGCTCTCATCGGGGTGGCCGTGACGCTCTTTCTCACCGACCAGATCATCAACGTGGTGGTGCTCATCGGGGGAGTGGTGTTGGCGGGAATCGTGGTCAACAACTCGATCGTCCTCATCGACTACACCAACCGCCTGCGCAAGCAAGGGAACGACAAGTTCGAGGCCGTTCGGCAAGCCTGCGCGGTGCGTATCCGGCCCATCATGATGACCACTTCCACCACGGTGCTGGGACTGCTTCCCATGGCCCTTTCGGCGGGAGAGGGATCGGAGCTGCGCATCCCGCTGGCGGTCACCGTCATCGGCGGACTCATCGCTTCCACCCTGCTGACGCTGATATTGGTCCCGGTGGTCTACACCCTGGTGGTGCGCGAAAAAGGGGCCACGCCGTGA
- the galE gene encoding UDP-glucose 4-epimerase GalE has protein sequence MPMILVTGGAGYIGSHAARALRRQGLEVLIFDDLSRGHREAIPQGCRFEDGDLGRPGDVLRVFQQYPIDAVMHFAGLSLVGESMREPARYYQHNVGEAALLVKTALQHEVDRFIFSSSCSVYGQPQRIPMDEEHPCSPISPYGRSKRTVELLLEDCRRAHGLRYINLRYFNACGASLDGRLGESHQPETHLIPCILQAARRDRPVHIFGNDYDTPDGTCIRDYIHVEDLATGHLVALERLHENDVGECFNLGTGKGLSVLEVIEETRRVTGLAVPSKQAPRRPGDPAMLVCDPSRARRQLSWKPRHSDLTTILQSAWAWENDRRY, from the coding sequence ATGCCCATGATCCTGGTCACCGGCGGGGCAGGCTACATCGGAAGCCATGCCGCCAGAGCTCTGCGGCGCCAGGGCTTGGAGGTGCTCATCTTCGACGATCTCAGCCGGGGCCACCGGGAGGCGATTCCCCAAGGCTGCCGTTTCGAGGACGGTGACTTGGGCCGCCCCGGGGACGTCCTCAGAGTCTTTCAGCAGTACCCCATCGACGCCGTCATGCATTTCGCCGGTCTTTCCCTGGTGGGCGAATCGATGCGGGAGCCCGCGCGCTATTACCAGCACAACGTGGGCGAGGCCGCTCTGCTGGTGAAAACGGCTTTGCAGCACGAGGTCGACCGCTTCATCTTCTCCTCCTCCTGTTCGGTCTACGGGCAGCCCCAACGCATTCCCATGGATGAAGAACACCCCTGCAGTCCCATCAGTCCCTACGGACGCAGCAAGCGCACGGTGGAGTTGCTCCTGGAGGACTGCCGCCGGGCACACGGCCTGCGTTACATCAACCTGCGCTACTTCAACGCCTGCGGCGCTTCCCTGGACGGGAGGTTGGGCGAATCTCATCAGCCCGAAACCCATCTCATACCCTGCATCCTGCAAGCTGCCCGAAGAGACCGTCCGGTGCATATCTTCGGCAACGATTATGACACTCCGGACGGTACTTGCATCCGCGACTACATTCACGTGGAAGATCTGGCTACGGGACACCTGGTGGCACTGGAAAGGCTGCATGAAAATGACGTGGGCGAGTGCTTCAACCTGGGTACGGGAAAAGGACTGAGCGTCCTCGAGGTCATCGAGGAAACCCGCCGCGTCACCGGGCTCGCCGTTCCCTCAAAGCAAGCTCCGCGCCGGCCGGGCGATCCCGCCATGCTGGTCTGCGATCCTTCGCGGGCTCGTCGACAGCTCTCCTGGAAGCCCCGCCATTCCGACCTCACGACGATCTTGCAAAGCGCCTGGGCTTGGGAAAACGATCGCCGCTACTGA
- a CDS encoding sigma-54 dependent transcriptional regulator, with product MSKQTSAKERRIDEDECRVSVLVADDDAVIRRLVRRRLEGAGLHVITADDGNQALATISDAFQVALLDLNMPGPGGMECLEHISRSHPSVECIIITASSEIGDAVDAMKAGAFDYLTKPLNLEEVIELVYRAASTFKLKQENRQLRAAIGMPSTDVPFVGDSQAAKQVVEAVEKISALDSSVLITGESGVGKGLVARLLHNAGPRKDQPFITVSCTALPHDLVEAELFGHEKGAFTGALEKRPGRVEMADGGTLFLDEIGDMPLDLQPKLLNFLQERRFQRIGGGREVAVDVRVIAATHQDLRAMCAERRFREDLFFRLNVLPVRIPPLRCRKEDIPKLSRYLLGRLAKRRGQSSYAIDSEAVEALMNYDWPGNVRELENVLERATAFSGGARLGRGDLPAEISGCGRNPAPAGDLGGVPLAEVERMAIAQTLAKCEGNKSEAARQLGISEKSIYNKMKRLGMST from the coding sequence ATGAGCAAGCAGACCAGCGCTAAAGAGCGGCGGATAGACGAGGACGAGTGCCGTGTGTCTGTACTGGTCGCCGACGACGACGCCGTGATCAGGCGCCTGGTCCGGCGGCGTCTGGAGGGAGCCGGCTTGCATGTCATCACGGCCGACGACGGCAATCAGGCGCTGGCCACGATCTCCGACGCCTTCCAGGTAGCCCTCCTCGATCTGAACATGCCCGGCCCCGGAGGCATGGAGTGCCTGGAACACATCTCCCGCAGCCATCCTTCGGTGGAATGCATCATCATCACCGCCAGTTCTGAAATCGGCGATGCGGTCGACGCCATGAAGGCCGGGGCTTTCGATTATTTGACCAAGCCGCTCAACCTGGAAGAGGTGATCGAACTGGTCTATCGTGCCGCCTCCACCTTCAAGCTCAAACAGGAAAACCGCCAATTACGGGCTGCTATCGGCATGCCCTCCACCGATGTTCCCTTCGTCGGCGATTCCCAAGCCGCCAAACAGGTGGTGGAGGCTGTGGAGAAGATCTCGGCGCTCGATTCCTCCGTCCTCATCACCGGCGAAAGCGGCGTAGGCAAAGGCCTGGTGGCCCGGCTGCTGCATAACGCCGGACCCCGCAAAGACCAGCCCTTCATTACCGTCAGTTGCACCGCCCTGCCCCACGACTTGGTGGAAGCGGAACTCTTCGGTCATGAGAAAGGCGCCTTCACGGGAGCCTTGGAGAAACGCCCCGGACGGGTGGAGATGGCCGACGGCGGAACTCTTTTCTTGGACGAGATCGGAGATATGCCGCTGGACCTGCAGCCCAAGCTGCTCAACTTCCTTCAAGAAAGGCGCTTCCAGCGCATCGGGGGGGGGCGGGAGGTGGCCGTGGACGTGCGGGTCATCGCCGCCACGCATCAGGACCTGCGGGCCATGTGCGCGGAGAGGCGCTTCCGCGAAGACCTCTTCTTCCGCCTCAACGTGCTGCCCGTCCGCATCCCTCCCTTGCGCTGCCGCAAAGAGGACATTCCCAAGCTGAGCCGCTACCTCCTGGGCCGCCTGGCCAAACGGCGCGGCCAGTCCTCCTACGCCATCGACTCCGAGGCCGTGGAAGCCCTCATGAATTACGACTGGCCGGGCAACGTCAGGGAGCTCGAGAACGTGCTGGAACGCGCTACGGCCTTCTCAGGCGGAGCGCGTCTGGGACGCGGCGACCTGCCTGCCGAAATCTCCGGATGCGGACGCAACCCGGCTCCCGCCGGAGACCTGGGCGGCGTGCCGCTGGCCGAAGTGGAGAGAATGGCCATCGCCCAAACCCTGGCCAAGTGCGAAGGCAACAAATCGGAAGCCGCCCGCCAACTGGGCATCAGCGAAAAGAGCATCTACAACAAGATGAAACGTCTGGGCATGTCGACCTGA
- a CDS encoding methyltransferase domain-containing protein, producing MKWKLLREFVKDPRRVGAIVPSSNGLAEAMTAQLELSSAQVVAEFGAGSGVFTSLILQRLPADALFFVVEKNPALARHLRRRFPGMHLVEDSVENLSLILERLQQPAVDRIVSSLPWAFFEAEQQDALLSQIVSALRPGGVFVTYAYAHGAMLPSGIRFRKRLERSFASVDKSEVVFRNIPPAFVYRCLK from the coding sequence TTGAAGTGGAAGCTGCTGCGTGAGTTCGTCAAGGATCCTCGCCGAGTGGGCGCCATCGTGCCTAGCTCCAACGGGTTGGCCGAGGCCATGACGGCCCAGCTTGAATTGTCTTCAGCCCAGGTTGTAGCGGAGTTTGGAGCTGGGAGCGGCGTTTTTACATCTCTCATCCTCCAGCGCCTGCCTGCCGACGCTCTCTTTTTCGTGGTGGAGAAGAATCCCGCCTTGGCCCGCCACTTGCGCCGCCGTTTCCCGGGCATGCACCTGGTCGAGGATTCGGTGGAGAATCTGTCCCTCATCCTGGAGCGCCTGCAGCAGCCTGCGGTCGACCGCATCGTTTCCAGCCTCCCGTGGGCCTTTTTCGAAGCCGAACAGCAGGATGCTCTGCTCTCCCAGATCGTCTCTGCCCTGCGTCCCGGCGGCGTTTTTGTGACCTACGCCTACGCCCATGGCGCCATGCTGCCCTCCGGTATCCGCTTCCGCAAGCGCCTGGAGCGCTCCTTCGCCTCCGTGGACAAGTCGGAGGTGGTCTTCCGAAACATCCCTCCAGCCTTTGTTTATCGGTGTCTCAAATAG